The Streptomyces sp. NBC_00440 genome contains a region encoding:
- a CDS encoding serine/threonine-protein kinase, with amino-acid sequence MSEAEQAKDTEGRLLAGRYRLGGVLGKGGMGTVWRAVDETLGRTVAVKELRFPSAIDEDEKRRLVTRTLREAKAIARIRNNGAVTVYDVVDEDDRPWIVMELVEGCSLAELVREKGVLTPVRAAEVGLAILDVLRLAHREGILHRDVKPSNVLIAEDGRVVLTDFGIAQVEGDPSVTSTGMLVGAPSYISPERARGHKPGPPADLWSLGGLLYASTEGVPPYDKGSAIATLTAVMTEPVDPPKNAGALSEVIYGLLAKDPDQRLDDAGARRLLNDVIHAPEPEAAAEPVAADATRVVPLPPVPDEPGDAPESRPAKPVRAPKPAKEPRPAKTPRPQKVRDTAAADRVRSALNSVRNARSESAPAKPATAPGGPPARVRAPLTDVVPRRTLVIIAAVVALAVLGTVLAFALNGPGDKGNQSKSKGDKSASSGATAGGDSKNDGKGTDKGKTGDQGKNDDQGKGKGGENASPSPDGKASTQPAADALPSGYKKVTDGRFRFTMAMPAGFHRTAIAGVSSGGIYNKSRGGFPRVQIDFNDSPKDDAAAAWQAAVGGLSASVGGYKHLGIHKVEYNGYPTVADWSFERDQNGQRVRVLNRGFKVDAQRGYSIMITCKASDWNGDDCTTLRNTAFKTFAPKK; translated from the coding sequence ATGTCGGAGGCGGAGCAGGCGAAGGACACCGAGGGGCGCCTCCTGGCTGGGCGGTACCGGCTCGGGGGTGTGCTCGGCAAGGGCGGCATGGGCACCGTCTGGCGGGCTGTGGACGAGACGCTCGGCCGCACCGTCGCGGTGAAGGAACTGCGTTTCCCCTCGGCCATCGACGAGGACGAGAAGCGCAGACTCGTGACGCGTACGCTGCGCGAGGCCAAGGCGATTGCCCGGATCCGTAACAACGGAGCGGTCACTGTCTACGACGTGGTCGACGAGGACGACCGGCCGTGGATCGTCATGGAGCTCGTCGAGGGCTGCTCGCTGGCCGAGTTGGTACGGGAGAAAGGCGTCCTCACGCCGGTACGCGCGGCCGAGGTGGGCCTCGCCATTCTCGATGTGCTGCGCCTCGCGCACCGTGAGGGCATCCTGCACCGCGATGTGAAGCCGTCCAATGTGCTGATCGCCGAGGACGGCCGGGTCGTGCTGACCGACTTCGGGATCGCCCAGGTCGAGGGCGACCCGTCGGTGACCTCGACCGGGATGCTGGTCGGCGCGCCCTCGTACATCTCGCCCGAGCGGGCCCGCGGCCACAAGCCCGGCCCGCCGGCCGACCTGTGGTCGCTGGGCGGGCTGCTGTACGCGAGCACCGAGGGCGTGCCGCCGTACGACAAGGGGTCGGCCATCGCGACCCTGACCGCGGTGATGACCGAACCGGTGGACCCGCCGAAGAACGCGGGAGCCCTGTCGGAGGTCATCTACGGTCTGCTCGCCAAGGACCCGGACCAGCGCCTCGACGACGCGGGCGCCCGCCGCCTGCTGAACGACGTGATCCACGCTCCGGAGCCGGAAGCCGCTGCCGAGCCGGTCGCGGCCGACGCGACGCGGGTCGTGCCGCTGCCGCCGGTTCCCGACGAGCCCGGGGACGCCCCGGAGTCCAGACCCGCGAAGCCCGTCAGGGCGCCCAAGCCGGCCAAGGAGCCCAGGCCCGCCAAGACGCCCAGGCCTCAGAAGGTCAGGGACACCGCTGCGGCCGACCGGGTGCGCAGCGCGCTGAACTCCGTACGGAACGCCAGGTCCGAGTCCGCTCCGGCCAAGCCGGCCACCGCGCCGGGCGGGCCGCCCGCCCGGGTCAGGGCACCGCTCACCGATGTCGTACCGCGCCGCACCCTGGTGATAATCGCGGCCGTTGTCGCACTCGCGGTGCTCGGAACGGTCCTCGCCTTCGCTCTCAACGGGCCCGGGGACAAGGGTAATCAGAGCAAGTCCAAGGGTGACAAGAGCGCTTCGAGTGGTGCGACGGCCGGGGGCGACAGCAAGAACGACGGCAAGGGAACGGACAAGGGGAAGACGGGCGACCAGGGGAAGAACGACGATCAGGGCAAGGGGAAGGGCGGCGAGAACGCGTCGCCATCGCCCGACGGCAAGGCGTCCACACAGCCTGCCGCCGACGCACTGCCCAGCGGGTACAAGAAGGTGACGGACGGTAGGTTCCGCTTCACGATGGCCATGCCCGCCGGGTTCCACCGCACAGCCATAGCGGGTGTGAGCTCGGGTGGGATCTACAACAAGTCCAGGGGTGGCTTCCCGCGCGTCCAGATCGACTTCAACGACTCGCCCAAGGACGACGCGGCCGCCGCCTGGCAGGCAGCGGTCGGTGGGCTGTCGGCCAGCGTCGGCGGTTACAAGCACCTCGGCATACACAAGGTCGAGTACAACGGCTATCCGACCGTCGCTGACTGGTCGTTCGAGCGTGACCAGAACGGCCAGCGGGTCCGGGTGCTGAACCGGGGATTCAAGGTGGACGCCCAGCGCGGCTACTCCATCATGATCACCTGCAAGGCGAGCGACTGGAACGGCGACGACTGCACCACTCTGCGTAATACGGCGTTCAAGACGTTCGCTCCCAAGAAGTGA